In a single window of the Alkalinema sp. FACHB-956 genome:
- a CDS encoding O-antigen ligase family protein — MLFQPHPDPNLRRHWYVTQLGLVLLPFSTLLGGVTLLINSFVLWARYANQLVQNLVNQVLLMLGVWMIIIALFAQYKGYSLPGLFNFLPFFIVFVAHSRLIEFPGQLRRMAWLMVLPSIAIAVVGLGQLFWDWHFHLKLLTVENPNGADSDGVILDWLVHQGGRPEGRMSSLFYYATVLASYFVMTFTLSLGLWVETLFTRRDRGWQRWLSILGLGAIVALDGVALFLTNSRNAWGIALAACVLYAVYVGWRWVLGVATWVVVAVLEAAYAPPPLRDWFRAIVPRMIWARINDELFLDRPIASLRTTQWKFAWSMIQQRPLTGWGLRNFTPMYEAAMNYYIGHPHNLPLMLAAEMGIPATLVFYSLIGWVMFKGVMWVRESQHSWNDHYAMFSIVLTFAACSVFSLFDVPIFDARINLMGWLLLAGIWGVVLRKK, encoded by the coding sequence ATGCTTTTTCAACCCCATCCCGATCCTAATCTTCGTCGCCACTGGTACGTTACACAGCTTGGCTTGGTTCTGCTACCGTTTAGCACCCTGCTGGGGGGCGTCACGCTCCTGATTAATTCCTTTGTCCTTTGGGCAAGGTACGCCAACCAATTGGTGCAGAATTTGGTCAACCAAGTCCTGCTGATGCTGGGTGTTTGGATGATCATTATTGCCCTGTTTGCCCAGTACAAGGGCTATTCGTTACCAGGGTTGTTTAACTTTCTCCCCTTTTTCATCGTTTTTGTTGCCCATAGTCGGTTGATTGAATTTCCGGGACAACTGCGGCGCATGGCTTGGTTGATGGTCTTGCCCTCGATCGCGATCGCGGTCGTTGGGTTAGGACAACTGTTTTGGGATTGGCATTTCCATCTTAAGTTGCTGACCGTAGAAAATCCCAATGGAGCGGATTCCGATGGGGTTATTCTGGATTGGCTGGTGCATCAAGGGGGTCGCCCGGAAGGCCGCATGTCGTCGTTGTTCTACTACGCGACGGTGCTGGCGAGCTATTTTGTCATGACGTTTACGTTGTCCCTGGGGTTGTGGGTGGAGACCCTCTTTACCCGGCGCGATCGGGGTTGGCAACGTTGGCTATCTATTCTCGGATTAGGCGCGATCGTAGCCCTAGACGGCGTAGCGCTGTTTTTAACCAATTCTCGCAACGCCTGGGGAATTGCCTTGGCAGCCTGTGTGTTGTATGCCGTTTACGTGGGCTGGCGTTGGGTCTTGGGGGTCGCAACTTGGGTGGTGGTGGCGGTGTTGGAAGCGGCCTATGCGCCACCGCCGTTAAGGGATTGGTTTCGGGCGATCGTGCCTCGGATGATCTGGGCCAGAATTAATGATGAGTTGTTCCTCGATCGACCGATCGCGTCACTACGAACAACCCAATGGAAGTTTGCTTGGTCGATGATTCAGCAGCGGCCTTTAACAGGGTGGGGATTGCGCAACTTTACGCCCATGTACGAAGCGGCAATGAACTACTACATTGGTCATCCCCATAATTTACCGTTAATGCTAGCGGCAGAGATGGGAATTCCTGCAACGTTAGTTTTTTATTCCCTGATTGGCTGGGTGATGTTTAAGGGGGTGATGTGGGTAAGGGAATCACAACATTCTTGGAATGATCATTATGCGATGTTTTCCATTGTATTAACGTTCGCAGCCTGTAGTGTGTTTAGTTTATTTGATGTGCCGATTTTTGATGCGCGGATTAACCTGATGGGCTGGCTGCTACTGGCTGGCATCTGGGGGGTTGTGTTGCGCAAGAAGTAG
- a CDS encoding RICIN domain-containing protein, which yields MLQSGLKWLRHRLVAVLTYPGILLSLLMWFCLSLFAPTALATALAKDQLLTPIAAPSLNSTPAETPLTLREPAPVQLAQANICANLDTSAYYRITPRHSGKAIDVYGGQTSNGAALIQWPYQGGANQQWQLKRLTDGYYTINARHSQKSADVTGASRDNGAKLIQWQNTNSDSQRWCFQPTGDGYYRILAKHSQKAIDVPGASQNNGVQLIQWQAHTGTNQQWQLTPVAAIPAVPSPATQGQWSSRIAFPSIPVAAALLPNGKVVTWSSFDRNTFVGNQGPQQTYTAIFDPQTNQVQENLVTNTNHDMFCPGTALLGDGRLLVNGGGPTVTTTSIFDGQTNQWNRSADMAQRRWYNTSVTLPNGEVFTLGGNRTSGLDGRGEIWNLTQGWRTLTGAIMTPFYSGNPLNRAEEHPHLIVAPNGKLFGAGPTPNLQWLDLGGSGSYQAAGQRGNDIFNQNGVYVMYDVGKVLSAGGNPNYDGANSETTASSSAAYTIDINNNQATVQQVPSMRYPRAYGNGVVLPDGKVLMVGGLNNGKAFSDNGAILAAEMFNPSTNSWSTMASMATPRTYHSVALLLPDGRVLAGGGGLCGSCSVNHADAEIYSPPYLFNGSRPTITSAPAAVGYSQNFTVQASSDVTEFTLVRSSSVTHSINTDQRFKRVSFTGSGGNYTLNLNSNANVTPPGYYMLFALNSRGVPSVSKIIRVG from the coding sequence GCTCTTGCCACAGCTCTTGCCAAGGATCAATTGCTGACGCCTATAGCAGCTCCATCACTCAACAGCACACCCGCTGAAACTCCCCTCACCCTACGTGAACCAGCGCCTGTCCAACTCGCCCAAGCAAACATCTGCGCTAATCTCGACACCAGTGCCTACTATCGCATCACCCCACGCCATAGCGGTAAGGCGATCGATGTCTATGGGGGGCAGACCAGTAATGGTGCAGCACTGATCCAATGGCCCTACCAAGGCGGTGCCAACCAACAATGGCAATTGAAGCGCCTAACCGATGGCTACTACACCATCAACGCTCGCCACAGCCAAAAAAGTGCCGATGTGACCGGAGCGAGCCGCGATAATGGGGCGAAATTAATTCAATGGCAAAACACCAACAGTGACAGTCAGCGCTGGTGTTTTCAACCGACCGGAGATGGCTACTATCGCATCCTTGCCAAACATAGCCAAAAGGCGATCGATGTCCCCGGTGCCAGCCAAAACAACGGGGTTCAACTGATTCAATGGCAAGCTCACACGGGAACCAATCAACAATGGCAACTCACCCCCGTTGCAGCGATCCCCGCAGTTCCCAGTCCCGCCACCCAAGGACAATGGAGTAGCCGCATTGCCTTCCCCTCGATTCCCGTCGCGGCAGCCCTGCTCCCCAATGGCAAAGTGGTCACTTGGTCTTCCTTTGACCGCAATACGTTCGTTGGCAATCAAGGCCCGCAGCAAACCTATACAGCCATCTTTGATCCCCAGACCAACCAAGTCCAGGAAAACCTGGTGACCAACACCAACCACGACATGTTCTGTCCTGGGACTGCCCTGTTGGGAGATGGTCGGTTATTGGTGAATGGAGGCGGCCCCACGGTCACAACCACCAGTATTTTTGACGGGCAAACCAATCAGTGGAATCGATCGGCAGATATGGCCCAGCGGCGTTGGTACAACACCTCCGTCACCCTACCCAACGGCGAAGTCTTCACGTTAGGTGGCAACCGCACCTCTGGCCTAGACGGGCGAGGTGAAATTTGGAATCTCACTCAGGGTTGGCGGACGCTGACCGGTGCGATCATGACTCCCTTTTACAGTGGGAATCCGCTCAACCGCGCCGAAGAACATCCCCACCTGATCGTAGCGCCCAATGGCAAACTGTTTGGGGCTGGCCCTACCCCCAACCTGCAGTGGCTGGATCTGGGTGGCAGTGGGTCTTACCAAGCTGCTGGCCAGCGGGGCAACGATATCTTTAACCAAAACGGCGTCTATGTCATGTACGACGTAGGGAAAGTCCTATCCGCTGGGGGCAATCCCAATTACGACGGCGCAAACTCTGAGACGACTGCCTCGAGCAGTGCTGCTTACACGATCGATATCAATAACAATCAAGCCACGGTTCAACAAGTCCCCTCCATGCGTTATCCCCGCGCCTATGGCAACGGTGTTGTACTCCCCGATGGGAAGGTCTTGATGGTCGGTGGGCTGAATAACGGCAAAGCCTTTAGTGACAATGGTGCAATCCTCGCCGCAGAAATGTTCAATCCCAGCACCAATAGTTGGTCAACCATGGCCAGTATGGCGACACCCCGCACCTATCACTCCGTTGCGTTACTGCTACCCGATGGGCGCGTGTTAGCTGGCGGTGGCGGATTATGCGGGAGTTGTAGCGTCAATCATGCGGATGCTGAAATTTATAGTCCACCCTATTTATTTAATGGCAGCCGTCCCACGATTACCAGTGCACCAGCAGCCGTGGGTTACAGCCAAAATTTTACGGTTCAGGCCAGTAGCGATGTCACGGAGTTCACCCTGGTTCGATCGTCGTCCGTCACCCACAGCATTAATACCGATCAGCGCTTTAAGCGAGTCAGCTTTACAGGCAGTGGGGGCAATTACACCTTAAACTTGAATTCGAATGCTAACGTGACGCCTCCCGGTTACTACATGTTATTTGCCTTGAATAGTCGGGGTGTGCCCAGTGTATCCAAAATCATTCGTGTAGGCTAG
- a CDS encoding GTP-binding protein — protein sequence MPLPRLLALTIGTIVILSMMIWLVASLNQLATQLAFSPVLATVLLGLLILLLGVLIGTFVYYLLIVPQRQTARRSAKRIPPKVPTDKAEAALENIKAIQQQLDQIQDEITKRELLERSREIERNLARGALMVVVFGTGSAGKTSLINALIGRMVGQVGATMGTTEVGETYRLALKGVEREILIMDTPGILEAGIAGTEREALAKKLATEADLLLFVVDNDLRQSEYEPLQMLAAMGKRSILIFNKSDLYTAENQRLILDQLKERVRGTIAGTDVIAVSANPPEVLMDTGERVRPDPDVMPLIRHMAAVLRAEGDDLLADNILLQSQRLGADARRLLDAQRRSQAEKIVDRFQWIGAGVIAVTPVPVVDLLATAAVNAQMVVEIGKVYGCEINRDRSRELALSLGKTLVSLGIVKGAITLIATVLQVSVAGLIIGRAVQGISAAYLTRIAGRSFIEYFRQDQDWGDGGMAEVVQRQFELNRRDEFVREFVKDAIDRVVRPLKLEAELEDSPILQEELPADSPEDRDEWQR from the coding sequence ATGCCTTTGCCCCGTTTACTTGCGCTTACCATTGGCACGATCGTCATTCTTAGCATGATGATTTGGCTGGTGGCTTCGCTGAACCAATTAGCTACTCAACTGGCCTTTTCTCCGGTATTGGCGACCGTGCTGTTGGGGTTGCTGATCCTGTTGCTGGGGGTGTTAATTGGGACGTTTGTCTATTACCTGCTGATTGTGCCGCAGCGTCAAACCGCTCGACGATCGGCTAAACGCATTCCGCCCAAGGTGCCAACGGACAAAGCGGAAGCTGCCCTGGAAAATATCAAAGCCATCCAACAACAACTGGATCAAATTCAAGACGAAATTACCAAGCGGGAATTGCTGGAGCGATCGCGGGAAATTGAGCGCAACCTGGCTCGGGGCGCACTCATGGTGGTGGTGTTTGGGACGGGATCGGCGGGTAAAACCTCTTTGATTAATGCGCTGATTGGCCGGATGGTGGGGCAAGTGGGCGCAACCATGGGCACGACGGAAGTGGGAGAGACTTACCGTCTAGCGTTGAAGGGGGTGGAACGGGAAATCCTGATTATGGATACGCCGGGAATCTTGGAGGCGGGAATTGCGGGAACGGAACGGGAAGCGCTGGCGAAAAAACTGGCAACGGAAGCTGATCTATTGCTGTTTGTCGTAGATAACGATCTGCGCCAGTCGGAATACGAACCCTTGCAAATGCTGGCCGCCATGGGTAAGCGATCGATCCTGATTTTCAACAAATCTGATCTTTACACGGCAGAAAATCAACGGCTGATTCTAGATCAATTGAAAGAGCGGGTGCGCGGGACGATCGCGGGGACGGATGTGATTGCGGTGTCGGCCAATCCGCCGGAAGTTTTGATGGATACGGGAGAACGGGTGCGACCGGATCCGGATGTGATGCCACTGATTCGCCATATGGCGGCGGTGCTGCGGGCGGAGGGGGATGACCTGCTGGCGGATAATATTTTGCTCCAGTCGCAACGGTTGGGGGCGGATGCGCGACGGCTCCTGGATGCCCAGCGGCGCAGTCAGGCGGAAAAAATTGTCGATCGCTTCCAATGGATTGGCGCAGGGGTGATTGCGGTGACGCCGGTTCCGGTGGTGGATTTGCTGGCGACGGCGGCGGTGAATGCCCAAATGGTTGTGGAAATTGGCAAGGTTTACGGCTGCGAAATTAACCGCGATCGCAGTCGGGAGTTGGCGCTGTCCCTGGGAAAAACGTTGGTTAGTTTAGGAATTGTCAAAGGGGCGATTACGCTGATTGCGACGGTGTTGCAGGTGAGCGTGGCTGGCTTGATTATTGGGCGGGCGGTGCAGGGGATTAGTGCGGCCTATCTGACGCGCATTGCGGGGCGGAGTTTTATTGAATATTTCCGGCAGGATCAGGATTGGGGCGATGGGGGCATGGCGGAAGTGGTGCAACGGCAGTTTGAACTGAATCGCCGCGATGAGTTTGTCCGGGAGTTTGTCAAAGACGCGATCGATCGGGTGGTGCGTCCGTTGAAGCTGGAGGCGGAACTGGAAGACTCGCCGATTCTCCAAGAAGAACTGCCTGCGGACTCCCCTGAGGATCGGGATGAATGGCAGCGTTAA
- a CDS encoding RNA-binding protein produces the protein MTIYVGNLSFQATEDDIKEVFAEYGTVSRISLPMDRETGRKRGFAFVDLSSDAEEDSAIDALDGAEWLGRELKVNKAKPKEPRR, from the coding sequence GTGACTATCTACGTTGGCAATCTGTCTTTTCAGGCAACTGAAGACGATATTAAAGAAGTTTTTGCAGAGTACGGCACTGTATCACGAATCAGTCTGCCGATGGATCGAGAAACGGGTCGAAAACGGGGCTTTGCCTTCGTAGACCTCAGTAGCGATGCAGAAGAAGACTCTGCGATCGACGCTCTAGATGGGGCTGAATGGCTGGGTCGAGAGCTCAAAGTGAATAAAGCGAAGCCCAAGGAACCTAGACGGTAA
- a CDS encoding cation:proton antiporter, translating to MANQLDLIGEMVVVLGAATLGGAITHRLRQPVLLGYLISGIVVGPAGLQWVGQSGDIQVLAEIGVALLLFALGVEFSLRDLLRMRTIALGGGSLQIFGTILLGGGLAYLTGWVESIPQALFLGAVLSLSSTAVVLKSLIERNEIQTSFGQIMLAILIVQDLSLGIMLAILPTLSYPQQTIGISIAAAILKVLLFLTVSAIVGKWSLPPIIQKIVRTGSSELFLLSLLVLCLGIANLTHTLGLGTAMGAFVAGLMISNIEYADHALDRVLPMRDVFATLFFASIGLLIDPRFLLAHAVTLLGLVTVVMLGKAAIVIAIIVGFRYSLKTAITVGFGINQIGEFSFVLAGVAKSQGLFSEDLYGLTVGTTAVTLLMAPFMLKIAPIGLRYLEQSPWFNALTVQPEPQIVGAAADLKDHIVVAGYGRVGQTLVRMLYFQGHALLVIDNNESALGSLRQQGIPYLFGDASSPLILEKAHLPQAKSMAITLPDPIATRLTIARALSLVPDLDVTVRAHINEEIESFYQLGANEVVQPEFEAALEMGAHMLLKLGTTPQAVQQTVNRYRNGRYRDILPARADYWGWTDLETMVSGLNHQWYTLSDNCSIVGQTLAQSNIRRHTGATIMAIDRQNQVLRYPTGETCLQVGDRLLVVGTRETLQGFERTVLAPMQPPQSPES from the coding sequence ATGGCGAATCAACTAGACCTGATTGGAGAAATGGTGGTTGTCCTAGGGGCTGCGACCCTTGGAGGGGCCATCACCCATCGCCTACGTCAACCGGTCTTACTGGGGTATTTAATCAGTGGAATTGTGGTAGGGCCGGCGGGACTCCAGTGGGTGGGCCAATCGGGCGATATTCAGGTGCTTGCTGAGATTGGGGTGGCTCTGTTGCTGTTTGCGCTGGGGGTGGAGTTCTCCCTGCGGGATTTGCTGCGGATGCGGACGATCGCCCTCGGGGGTGGGAGTCTGCAAATTTTCGGCACCATTCTCTTGGGCGGTGGCTTAGCCTATCTCACGGGTTGGGTGGAGAGCATCCCGCAGGCCCTATTTCTGGGTGCAGTGCTTTCCCTCTCGTCCACCGCTGTGGTGCTCAAAAGTTTGATCGAACGTAACGAAATTCAAACAAGTTTCGGTCAAATTATGTTAGCCATTTTGATTGTGCAGGATTTAAGTTTGGGCATTATGCTGGCCATTTTGCCCACCCTGAGCTACCCCCAACAAACCATTGGTATCTCGATCGCTGCGGCCATTCTCAAAGTCCTCCTCTTCCTGACGGTCTCCGCGATCGTGGGTAAATGGAGCCTGCCTCCCATAATCCAGAAAATTGTGCGCACGGGATCCTCAGAACTGTTTCTCTTGAGCTTGTTGGTGTTATGTCTTGGGATCGCCAACCTGACCCATACCCTGGGGTTGGGAACTGCGATGGGTGCGTTTGTCGCAGGTTTGATGATTTCCAATATCGAATATGCCGATCATGCCCTCGATCGGGTCTTGCCGATGCGGGATGTCTTTGCCACCCTCTTTTTTGCCTCCATTGGCTTGTTGATTGATCCCAGGTTTCTGCTTGCCCATGCCGTCACCCTGTTGGGATTGGTTACCGTCGTCATGCTAGGCAAAGCCGCGATCGTCATTGCCATCATTGTTGGCTTTCGGTATTCCCTGAAAACGGCCATCACCGTGGGCTTTGGGATTAACCAAATTGGAGAGTTTTCCTTTGTCCTAGCCGGGGTTGCCAAAAGTCAGGGCCTGTTTTCCGAAGACCTGTATGGCTTAACCGTGGGAACCACAGCGGTGACTTTGTTGATGGCTCCCTTTATGTTGAAAATAGCGCCGATCGGGTTGCGTTATTTAGAGCAATCCCCTTGGTTCAATGCCCTGACCGTGCAGCCTGAACCCCAAATCGTGGGTGCTGCGGCAGACCTGAAGGATCACATTGTGGTGGCTGGCTATGGCAGGGTTGGCCAAACGCTGGTGCGGATGCTGTACTTCCAAGGCCATGCTTTGTTAGTGATTGACAACAATGAGTCTGCGCTGGGCAGCCTCCGCCAGCAAGGGATCCCCTATCTGTTTGGGGATGCGTCCAGTCCGTTAATTCTGGAAAAAGCCCACCTCCCCCAGGCCAAATCCATGGCGATTACCCTGCCCGATCCGATCGCGACTCGGTTGACGATCGCTCGGGCTTTAAGCCTGGTGCCGGATTTGGATGTTACAGTACGAGCCCACATTAACGAAGAAATCGAATCCTTCTATCAACTGGGGGCGAATGAAGTCGTCCAACCTGAATTTGAAGCCGCGTTGGAAATGGGAGCCCATATGCTGCTCAAATTGGGCACCACTCCCCAAGCGGTTCAGCAGACCGTCAATCGCTATCGCAACGGTCGGTATCGGGACATTCTGCCTGCACGGGCAGATTATTGGGGCTGGACTGACTTAGAGACGATGGTTTCGGGGTTGAACCACCAATGGTATACCCTGAGTGACAACTGCTCGATCGTGGGTCAAACCCTAGCCCAGAGCAATATTCGCCGCCATACAGGAGCTACAATCATGGCCATCGATCGCCAGAATCAAGTCCTCCGCTACCCCACCGGAGAAACTTGCCTGCAAGTGGGCGATCGGCTGTTGGTTGTGGGCACCCGTGAAACGCTCCAGGGCTTTGAGCGGACGGTTCTCGCCCCGATGCAGCCGCCCCAGTCCCCGGAGTCCTGA
- a CDS encoding Uma2 family endonuclease: protein MVTVSQPSLTTPPLENGDHLSRSEFEQRYQAMAQHCKAELIEGITEDDHEYDYVEGAPELVVEIAASSASYDLHSKKQVYCRNGVQEYLVWRVLDQALDWFVLSNGDYVPLLADADSILRSQIFPGLWLAETDLLSGNLARVVSVLQLGRSYNLV from the coding sequence ATGGTGACCGTCTCTCAGCCATCACTCACCACTCCCCCTCTGGAAAATGGTGATCATTTATCTCGCAGTGAGTTTGAGCAGCGCTATCAGGCCATGGCCCAACACTGCAAAGCAGAGTTAATTGAAGGCATTACGGAGGATGACCATGAGTATGATTATGTGGAAGGTGCGCCAGAACTCGTTGTGGAAATTGCAGCGAGTAGTGCCTCCTACGACCTCCACAGCAAAAAACAAGTGTATTGCCGGAATGGCGTGCAGGAATATCTGGTTTGGCGGGTTTTAGATCAGGCTTTGGATTGGTTTGTGTTGAGCAATGGCGATTATGTGCCGCTATTGGCCGATGCAGACAGCATTCTCAGAAGCCAAATTTTTCCAGGACTGTGGTTAGCAGAAACCGATTTATTATCAGGAAATCTCGCGAGGGTCGTTTCGGTCTTACAACTTGGTCGGTCTTACAACTTGGTTTGA
- a CDS encoding ABC transporter ATP-binding protein, protein MTDSAVRAVEEPSIVIQTQNLCKTYRAGFWLVQRVRSLQHVDLTVYQGETFGLLGQNGAGKTTLLKTLLGIVRPSKGSAMLLGQPIGDRRIKQRVGYLPENPYFYDYLTGWEILQFTAGLFQLSGSVQKKRIPELLDLVGLSQKDAKKKQLRRYSKGMLQRIGLAQALINNPDLVFLDEPMSGLDPLGRYQIREIIVSLKREGKTIFFNSHVLSDVEKICDRVGILDRGELICEGSMQELLGEAKRYLVKVKGGNPEILQQRLAGLHFQDGFWVGYLKGDPQDFIASLRLIQAQLVSIALARPSLEEFFVKQVEERGIS, encoded by the coding sequence ATGACTGATTCCGCTGTAAGAGCTGTTGAGGAACCTTCGATCGTCATCCAAACCCAAAATCTCTGCAAAACCTATCGGGCGGGATTTTGGCTAGTGCAGCGGGTGCGATCGCTTCAGCATGTGGATTTAACGGTGTACCAGGGGGAGACCTTTGGGCTGCTGGGGCAAAATGGCGCGGGTAAGACGACGCTGCTGAAGACGTTGTTGGGGATTGTGCGGCCTAGCAAGGGGAGTGCGATGTTGCTGGGTCAGCCGATCGGCGATCGGCGGATTAAACAAAGGGTGGGTTATCTGCCGGAGAATCCTTACTTTTACGATTACCTTACGGGGTGGGAAATTCTGCAATTTACGGCGGGGCTGTTTCAGCTTTCTGGCTCTGTGCAGAAAAAGCGGATTCCAGAACTGTTGGATTTGGTGGGGCTGTCCCAGAAAGATGCGAAGAAGAAGCAACTGCGGCGTTATTCCAAGGGGATGTTGCAGCGAATTGGGTTGGCGCAGGCGTTGATCAATAATCCTGATTTGGTGTTTTTGGATGAGCCGATGTCGGGGTTAGATCCGCTGGGTCGCTACCAGATCCGCGAGATTATTGTTTCTTTGAAGCGGGAAGGTAAGACGATTTTCTTTAATAGCCATGTGCTGTCGGATGTGGAAAAGATTTGCGATCGGGTGGGGATTCTCGATCGGGGTGAATTAATCTGCGAAGGTTCGATGCAGGAGTTGTTGGGGGAAGCGAAGCGGTATTTGGTGAAGGTGAAGGGGGGAAACCCGGAAATTTTGCAGCAACGGTTGGCGGGTTTGCATTTTCAGGATGGGTTTTGGGTGGGTTATCTCAAGGGTGATCCGCAGGACTTTATTGCGAGTCTGCGGTTAATCCAAGCGCAATTGGTGTCGATCGCGCTGGCACGGCCTAGTTTAGAAGAGTTTTTTGTTAAGCAGGTGGAAGAACGGGGGATTTCTTAA
- the pstS gene encoding phosphate ABC transporter substrate-binding protein PstS: MSRSMVRWVAPASLCALTLSLTACGGGQAPSSGPSAATSAPPAAGGAGLAIKGAGATAPYPLYQKWFDEFSKANGIQIGYESVGSGAGVKQFLAETVDFGATDSALKDDERAKFPAKRGKAIQVPTTGLFVVFAYNLDGVDNLKLSRDSFCGIVDGSIKTWNDAKIAKDNAGVNLPADPITWVHRSDGSGTTSVFTKHIEKACPNWKAGSGKSVEWPTGTGAKGNEGVTAQIQQTKGAIGYTEFSYAKENNLKMAALQNKAGEFITPTPDAAAKALTGVKIPEDFAVSVPDPEAKEAYPIVSLTWLLLYENYPDAAKVDALKNFMKWAMKDGKAAATDLGYIPLPDEVATKVLATVDGIKAAQ; encoded by the coding sequence TTGTCCCGTTCGATGGTTCGTTGGGTAGCCCCCGCTTCCCTGTGCGCATTAACCCTGAGTCTGACTGCCTGTGGCGGAGGTCAAGCACCTTCTTCAGGGCCTTCCGCAGCCACGAGTGCTCCCCCGGCTGCTGGTGGTGCTGGGTTAGCCATCAAAGGTGCAGGCGCAACCGCTCCCTATCCTCTCTATCAAAAGTGGTTTGATGAGTTCTCCAAAGCCAACGGGATTCAAATTGGGTATGAATCCGTGGGGAGTGGGGCTGGAGTCAAGCAGTTCCTCGCAGAAACCGTAGACTTTGGTGCAACGGACTCTGCTTTGAAGGATGACGAGCGAGCAAAGTTTCCTGCTAAGCGTGGGAAAGCCATTCAAGTGCCGACCACGGGTTTGTTTGTGGTATTTGCCTACAACCTTGATGGGGTTGATAACCTGAAGCTCTCCCGAGACTCTTTCTGCGGCATTGTGGATGGTTCCATCAAGACTTGGAACGATGCCAAAATTGCCAAGGATAATGCGGGTGTGAATCTGCCTGCGGATCCTATCACCTGGGTGCACCGTTCCGACGGCAGCGGTACGACATCCGTCTTCACGAAGCACATTGAAAAAGCTTGCCCCAACTGGAAAGCTGGATCCGGCAAGTCGGTGGAATGGCCGACGGGAACCGGAGCCAAGGGGAACGAAGGGGTCACAGCCCAGATCCAGCAGACCAAAGGCGCGATCGGCTACACCGAATTTTCCTACGCTAAGGAAAACAATCTGAAGATGGCGGCCCTACAGAACAAAGCTGGTGAATTCATTACCCCCACCCCCGATGCGGCAGCTAAGGCGCTCACGGGTGTTAAAATCCCAGAGGATTTTGCAGTGTCTGTACCCGATCCGGAAGCAAAAGAAGCTTATCCGATCGTGAGCCTGACCTGGTTGCTCTTGTACGAAAACTATCCCGATGCAGCCAAAGTGGATGCCCTCAAGAACTTTATGAAGTGGGCGATGAAGGATGGTAAAGCCGCAGCAACTGACCTGGGCTACATTCCCCTGCCCGATGAAGTAGCTACCAAGGTCTTAGCGACTGTTGATGGCATCAAAGCGGCTCAATAG
- a CDS encoding DUF937 domain-containing protein, translating into MSLFDQILGAIENPNQQGSPDQLGSILGTVQQLAGQTGMDQQTSQMVMSMVGGYVRSALQDQQATQGSDAVQATVNQLSGTSADPQALSTLFSPAMQQQIATAIGDRTGLDPNLIQGILPTLVPVVLNVLQTGASTQGMATGNNPLLSLFLDSNQDGDVDIGDAMNLAAKFLN; encoded by the coding sequence ATGAGTTTATTTGACCAAATTTTGGGTGCGATCGAAAATCCCAATCAGCAAGGCTCCCCTGACCAGCTAGGCTCCATTCTCGGCACAGTGCAACAACTGGCAGGACAAACCGGGATGGATCAACAGACTAGCCAAATGGTCATGTCCATGGTGGGCGGCTACGTGCGATCGGCACTCCAAGACCAGCAAGCCACCCAAGGCTCGGATGCGGTACAGGCCACAGTCAATCAGTTAAGCGGAACTTCTGCGGATCCCCAAGCTCTCTCCACGCTATTCTCACCAGCCATGCAACAACAGATTGCCACGGCCATTGGCGATCGCACCGGATTGGATCCCAACCTCATCCAAGGCATTCTGCCCACCCTGGTACCGGTTGTCCTCAATGTCCTGCAAACTGGAGCAAGTACCCAAGGCATGGCCACGGGAAATAACCCCCTTCTCAGTCTGTTTCTAGACTCCAATCAAGATGGTGACGTGGATATTGGAGATGCCATGAATCTAGCCGCAAAATTTCTGAACTAG